Proteins encoded within one genomic window of Bombina bombina isolate aBomBom1 chromosome 1, aBomBom1.pri, whole genome shotgun sequence:
- the DUSP23 gene encoding dual specificity protein phosphatase 23 isoform X2, which produces MPPVPPPNFSWVEPGLLAGMAMPRLPAHYEYLYENGIQHLITLTEHKPPYYDTCPGLNLHRIRIQDFCPPSTEQIQNFLKIVDDAKAKGEGVGVHCLHGFGRTGTMLACYLVKAKKITGVDAINEIRALRRGSIETSEQEKSVIQFHHHIK; this is translated from the exons ATGCCTCCAGTACCACCTCCTAACTTCTCCTGGGTAGAGCCTGGGCTGTTAGCTGGCATGGCCATGCCACGTCTCCCTGCCCACTATGAATACCTATATGAAAATGGCATCCAACACCTCATAACTCTGACCGAACACAAGCCACCATACTACGACACATGCCCTGGACTTAATCTCCATCGCATCCGCATCCAGGATTTCTGCCCTCCCAGCACAGAACAAATTCAGAACTTTCTCAAAATTGTGGATGATGCAAAAGCTAAAGGAGAG GGAGTTGGAGTACACTGCTTACATGGATTTGGTAGGACTGGCACAATGCTGGCATGCTATCTGGTAAAGGCCAAGAAGATCACTGGTGTTGATGCCATAAATGAGATCAGAGCTCTCCGTCGTGGATCTATAGAGACAAGCGAGCAGGAAAAATCAGTGATCCAGTTTCACCACCATATTAAGTGA